A genomic stretch from Aedes albopictus strain Foshan chromosome 2, AalbF5, whole genome shotgun sequence includes:
- the LOC134286571 gene encoding uncharacterized protein LOC134286571, translating to MRNVPYKEAVGWLTYLAQGTRPDILLAVNKVSQFSGNPGRRHWEATKRIMRYLKGTIDHRLEYNRAGDPQFTGYTDADWGGDPTNRKSTTGYIFSTMGGAVSWNVKRQPSVALSSCEAEFVALSRTTQEALWWKQLLQEIEGQRTIPIFCDNQSAICIAQNEGFNPKTKHVSIRYHFVKDSLERGDVALHYIPTQQQPADGFTKVLPKQKHEAFRRYLGLVN from the coding sequence ATGCGGAACGTTCCCTATAAGGAAGCAGTTGGATGGCTGACCTACTTGGCTCAAGGAACACGACCGGACATACTTTTGGCGGTGAACAAGGTCAGCCAGTTTAGCGGAAACCCCGGTCGTCGCCATTGGGAAGCAACAAAACGAATTATGCGGTATTTGAAGGGCACCATCGATCATCGTTTGGAGTACAACAGAGCCGGCGATCCTCAGTTCACCGGATACACAGACGCGGATTGGGGAGGAGATCCGACAAATAGGAAGTCGACAACGGGCTACATCTTCAGCACGATGGGAGGAGCCGTGTCCTGGAATGTCAAGCGGCAGCCGTCCGTAGCATTGTCGTCGTGCGAGGCGGAATTTGTGGCACTTTCTCGGACAACGCAAGAGGCACTATGGTGGAAGCAGCTGTTGCAGGAGATAGAAGGTCAACGAACGATTCCCATTTTCTGTGACAACCAATCCGCGATATGTATAGCACAAAACGAAGGATTCAACCCGAAGACCAAGCACGTTTCGATACGATACCATTTCGTGAAGGATAGTCTGGAGAGAGGAGATGTTGCGTTGCACTACATCCCAACGCAGCAGCAACCCGCGGATGGCTTCACCAAGGTTCTACCGAAGCAGAAGCATGAAGCATTTCGAAGATATTTAGGGTTAGTaaactaa